A genomic window from Haladaptatus caseinilyticus includes:
- a CDS encoding DUF192 domain-containing protein, whose translation MRVVHESDGNPRTLATTVDTADSFLSQARGLMFRRSIPDDYALAFRFDGIALRDVHMVFVPFPLDIVWTHDGEVQHVEQLSAWTGLAKASADTLFELPAGTASDVTIGDSVRLVE comes from the coding sequence GTGCGCGTCGTACACGAATCAGATGGAAACCCACGAACGCTAGCAACAACCGTCGATACAGCGGACTCGTTTCTCTCACAAGCCCGTGGACTGATGTTTCGGCGGTCGATTCCCGACGATTATGCACTCGCGTTCCGGTTCGACGGCATCGCCCTACGAGACGTCCATATGGTGTTCGTTCCGTTTCCGCTCGACATCGTGTGGACACACGACGGAGAAGTTCAGCACGTCGAGCAGCTTTCAGCGTGGACGGGATTGGCAAAAGCGAGTGCCGACACCCTGTTCGAACTTCCGGCAGGAACGGCATCGGA
- a CDS encoding DUF7097 family protein, whose protein sequence is MEKTPSGTAVGVDDPYDHVGLCDHLTDEGRCRYAFDYPQHDPEFAAERREEEFACPIVDPEGDWNWDDCPHFRCRNRDRHCIRCGLEERRMAHSDERPLLEEHHLSYASGGETLSHEITVYLCRWCHAKVHKSWARIDDDVNPDPEALAEAEGRRSKEQIETAFESAAERYDDSTE, encoded by the coding sequence ATGGAGAAAACCCCGTCGGGAACCGCCGTGGGCGTGGACGATCCGTACGACCACGTCGGACTGTGCGACCACCTCACCGACGAGGGGCGGTGCCGATACGCCTTCGACTATCCACAGCACGACCCGGAATTCGCGGCGGAACGTCGAGAGGAGGAGTTCGCCTGTCCAATAGTCGATCCCGAGGGGGATTGGAACTGGGACGACTGTCCACATTTCCGATGCCGAAACCGTGACCGACACTGTATCCGGTGTGGTCTCGAGGAGCGTCGGATGGCCCACTCGGACGAGCGACCGCTGCTCGAAGAACACCACCTCTCGTACGCGAGTGGCGGCGAAACGTTGAGCCACGAAATCACCGTCTACCTCTGTCGATGGTGCCACGCGAAGGTCCACAAATCCTGGGCCAGAATCGACGATGACGTGAACCCCGATCCGGAAGCCCTCGCGGAGGCGGAAGGTCGCCGGAGCAAGGAGCAGATCGAAACGGCGTTCGAGTCCGCGGCGGAACGTTACGACGATTCGACGGAGTAG